Genomic DNA from Nyctibius grandis isolate bNycGra1 chromosome Z, bNycGra1.pri, whole genome shotgun sequence:
CAGCTGCCCATTCTTCGCCAGAATGTCCAGACCCTGATCTTGGCATCTCTGACTCAGCAGAAATTTCTTCAGGTGATATGTCACTGACTTCATTTTGGCCCAATGTAATCCAGCCCTCATCTtgcccacagctttcctgtGATCTCCTATCATCACCCAGTTTTTGAGGCACAATGGAAGAACTTTTCTCTTCTAAGTGAACAGAATCCCATTCAGTCCCACAAACAGAGTGATCTTCCCTTTCATTTGTAATGGAGATTGGCTGAAAGGTATCCAAGGAGCCTGGTGAAAAGCCTTCATGAGATTCTGTTTGTTCAGCTACATTAGCTTCTTGAAATGCAAAatcacttttgtttctttcaacgGTATCCTTAGTTGAAggtgtattttcttcctcagtaaCAAGGATGTAATCCATCTCCAGTGAAGCTAGATCTCGGTGCACCTGCACCCTCACATCTTCCTTAccctctgtatttttcagttcaggGCTCTCAGAGGAATTTCTCGGCTTATTCTCCCTACAAAGTAGGGAGCCAGTGTCAGCTTctaaaaaaacaggcaaacagaaactctttttagttttttaattactatttcaGTCACCATGATTTCTTTAAACTAGTACAGTGAGATAAAGTTCtgcttggtttgctttgctctgtTAATATGTACTTGAATTTTATAACATCATCATCCTAATTATTGTTAAAGATTATACATTAACACTGCAATCATTCCTATGGGACAAATGATTCAGTGTCCCCTGTGCTAGACCctgtaaaacaacagaaataatcttCCTGCTTCAATGTTTAAAAGCTTTAGATCTGTCTAGAAGGGTGATGCTAGAGGTCTTCCCAAAGTACAGAGTTTTGTACATCAGGGAGACACACAAACTTCAAACTTCACTCAAAGCCTCATCATTCAGCAGTAATACTCcagacatttctttctttctttgtcctATGAACTTGCTCTGGAAAGCAGGTTTTCTTACCATCAGGTGATCTTTTATCTCCACCTGGCGGTGAGTCGAGATCAGTTGTTTCTGCTTCAGATTTTCCTATCAAAATCTCAGAAGCTCCTGGAGTTACTTCAGACTTTGAGAGTGAAGGTATTGATGTGTGGTTTTCCTGAAGGCACTCTGTGGATGTTTCAGACACCTGATCTTTAACGCTGCTGTCTTTGGTCATTAGGATGCCTTCTGCACCTTCCAAAGGAGTGGGCAGTGGTAAAGgtttttccaaagaaacactgacacaaaacagctgctgaaacaAGAGCTCGTTCTTTGCACACTCTCTGATGCCAGCGGGTTCATCATCAAAAGATACATAGGGTGGTGTACAAACCACTGGTGATTGGTCACTGGGCATTTCCTTAAACCCAGGAACATAATTTTCAATTACATCTTCAGAATCTTTTGCTATGTCATCAACCAGTTCATTATTTGAATCAGATTCATGGCCTTCATTACCACCAGGCAGAAGGGTTTTGGGAAAGAATATCTGTTTATCCTTTGATTCCCCTTCTGCTGCTTCACTGTCTACTACTGCCAGCATGTTCACTCCACCACATGTGCTTGCCAGGACATTAGTCACGGATGTGTTATGTTCTACCCCTGTCTCAGATTCATCCACACATTCTTCTGACATATCTTGCTTAGCACCAGTTATTGCTGTATGGTCAATATCAGAATATTTTCCAGCTTCAGCCAAGGCACTAATTTCTTTTAAGCTTTGTTCTGCCCTATGAGGTACAGTGAAATCCATGGGAACCAAATGCATTTGAGAGGTCGCTATTTGAGCTGTATCAGTTGCTGTTCCTTGACGGCTTGCAGAAGTAAAACTTTCATGGAACTTATCTTTCATATCTAAGGATGTAACTTCTAAACCTTCATTGGTAATTTTAGCCGACTCAACTGGCTCAGTAACAAGTTTATTTTCTAGACCGTATTCTTCCAAAATTGCAAATTCAGGAGGCTCCTGATTATTAGAAGAGATAAGCTGATAGGATTCATCAGTCTTTCCCTGTTCATAGTCCTGAGGGCTACCACTTTCAGACTGTGTCTCTACCTTCTGCATTACCAACTGACACTTTAAATCAAAATCTGCCTCTTTGCTCATATTTGACCATGCATGAATTGGCTGACTATCTTTGTCTACAGGCTCGACCCCAATCTGAGAAGATGGGACAGAGGCATGCTTAGCTTCATACTCATGGCATACATCAGGACTGCTTGATGACTCTGAACTATTGTCTTGGTCACAGTGACTTAATATATCAGGATTTTCACCATCTGATTTCAAAGTGACAATCTGCTCAGCATTAGTCCACAGGTCAGGTTCCACTGAAAACAGCTGGTTATTACATTCTTGTGTGTTATCCTGTAAAATATCTGGTATAAGTGCAGTTTGGGGAATTAATATACTCCATCCTGGACTTGActtttttgtcatttcaaaAGATAAGTCTTCTACAGTGAAAGAACCTGGCAGGGAGTTGTGCACTTCTGATCTGTCACAGGTGTCCTGCTGTTGTTTTTGAGGGATGAGACTTGCATTTCCCTCGTTGTCTTTTGGTAAATCCAGTACAGTGATTTCTTGAACTGATGTATTTGGCATACCTCGTTCCTCATCTGAAAAAGGATTCTGTGGACTCAGTTGATTTTCCTCACCTGTAGAAAACAACTGCTCTTTCAAGCCCCTTTCTTCTTTATCCAGTATGAAAGGATCAAATTGTTTGAACTGTACAGTGTCTTGATTTATCTGATTGTCAGGAATATTCATCGGATGTACtagcctttcattttctttttcaccacaGTACAGGGGGGGAGGCTGATTTCCATCATTACTTGCATTGGTGAAATGTGCTTCTGTTAGTTCTTCATCTTGTGAAGGTGATCCCCAGGAGTCCTCCTTAGTATTTGTTAACTGGTTTGTTGCAGAGTGACGTGAAACAGAATACTGATCTTCCAACTGCTTTTCTTCACAAGGTTGTGAATTCCACCATTCTGAACTGTCATCTGGAATATCAAATGTTCCTACTGTGGATTTTGGATCAGTTCTTAAATCAGATTCCAATGACATACTCCACATATCCACAGCTTTTGAAGAATACTGTTCTTTATCACCAACAGCAAAAGTCGGTGTAGTATCTTCATTCATTTGATACAAATACGAGTCTTCTCTGCTACctgttttttcactgaaaatactCACCTGagcttttttctgaagtgtttccCGATGACCTAAATATTCAGAAGTCTCATTACGCTCCATTATAGTCATGTCCTCCTGCAATACTTTCCTAGCTTTAACTGTTTCAGGATTTTCACTGAAGATGTCTACCTGGACCTCCTCTCCCACCTTAGTTTTTTTATCTAAATTGTCTTCATTTGCTTCAGGACTTGTTGCATTGGATTGAGCATAATCCTCCCCAATTTCAGATgctttgtgctgtttgttttcatatgTGGAATCTTCACGAATCGCTTCTGGACATGCCTCTGAATTCTCTGATTCCTCATTTATGTCAGGACTTGATACAGAAGATACAGTATCATCATCTACATGGGCATTCCAAAAATCTAAGCTTTTAGGAACCTCATTCTGTTCAGCACTTTTTTCAAATCCTTCTTCACATTCATTCCCAAATTCATTCCTTTTACAAGCATCTtcaagatttttattatttttaatatcccACATATCTCTCCTTCTTTTGTGATGACTGGCAACTGGAAGGTCACCCCATACATTCATAGACGCATCACTTAAATCAGGACTTGTTCCACTTGAGTGTGGATAATCATTTATTGAATCACTCCACACATTATCTTCTTCCAAATAACTTTTGGTCTGTATATCCTTTGAAAGGCTACTTGTGGTGTTTGCCATTTCAAGGACTTCACTTGCCTCAGGACTTGTTCCAGGAGATTGCAAGTCTTCACATGGTTGTGAATTCCAAGCAGTCTGGGGAAAACTGTCATTAAGCATTACACATTGCTCTCTGCAAACAGTATTACCAAGTTCTAAATTTTCAGGGTTTTCATTTCTCCCAGAACCTACTTCATGTGAAAGTGAATTTTCCACCACAGACAGATCTGTAATGTCAGGAACAATGACATATCCAGAAGAAGGACTCTTCTTAATCTCATCTATGAACGACTTTTCATGAGTCCTGTTCAGTTCTGAGCTATTTTTGAAAGATACTAACTCAGAATTACTAATGCCTGCATGGTTAGGAACCACTTCGTACAAGCCCTCTTTCACTTTTCCCAGTGCTTCTTGTGGTTCACTCATCAAGGGAATTGATGTGGCTAGGCGACAACCACTCTTTCCAGAGTCATTCCAGATGCCCGAGCTTCTGGGCATTTTAGAATCATTTTCAGGATTATCATTACCCTTATCAGAACTTTCAGAGATACTTTCCATCTCAGGGCTTGTTGCATCCTCTATCACTGTAGTCTCCTCTACAGCTTTCTCAGAAAGCAGCTGTGATGTCTCACTATAATTGTAATTCTGTGGTCTGGAGTCATGAAAAGAGTCATAATTTCTGCCTTCCTCAGAAGCACTTGAAGAAGATTTTACATTATTCTGTGACAagtctttcctctcttcctgaCTAACTGGATTACTTTGATTGGAAAATGACTCATTCTCTGTGACTAACGCTTCCAAAATAACAGTATTCCTCATTTTCTTGGGGCAGCTGGGAACTTCAGTCGTTGaccagttttcttctgaatctGTATTACGTGAAGATTCACTGTCCTCTTGCACTGTTTTTTCACAAATGTCACTAATCATTTGCTGTCCACTTGTCTCATCTGTTCTCTTACATTCCTCATTTCCTTCCTGAGAGATGACAATGGCATTGTCCCAGCCTTCCTCGCAACCCTGCTCACTCTGTAAACTCCAAGAgttcagctgctgtgctgaatCCTGACTATCCAGCTTTTCATCAACATCAGCAGTGTTTTGTGCTGCCTTCTTACTAAGTATCTCACTCGCTAAGTCACATCTTTTCAGATCCAAACCATTCCTAGCATCTGAAGTTGGCGTAGATGTGTCTGTGTCTTCTACAGGATAACTGCTCACTGTTACTACATTTTCAGCTGTAGACTGTCTAGTATTTAATACGTTCTGCGGTGGTGATAAGTCATTCACTGTTTGATTGTATACCGGtgttattcttctgttttcagacacagaaaaattattttcactggtATGTATCTCAGCTGAAAAACATTGATTAGCTGTTGGTGCTGAATTAAGGAAAGGTTTAGTAGAGGCAGAAAGAGCagtaatttcagaatttctttcttgtaaCTGTGTGACATTATTTAGGGGAGTGTTCCAGATGTCTGTGTTTCCAGCGCTTGAAAAAGGCATGTTTCTAGGAGAGAATGGTTCCTTATTTGCTTTCTCAGCCAAATTTGGGTTTATCAATTTATCAATAACTGTTTCTTCGTCAAAATCTTTgtccttgttttctctttcGTCTTCCGCATATGTAGGTGATATATATGAATCAGATGTTGAATAATTGGTGTCCAGTGGAGAAACAACTAAATCTTCACCTATGTTTGATGAACTAAGATCTGAGTGTTTACACAAGAAGGTATTGTCCCATGGCACTACTATTTCTGTTACTTCTTTCCTGATATTTTTATCATATATATTCCAGGTCTCTatattttcaaattgttttgGTCTATGTTTAGGGTCACCAAATACAGTTTTTTCATCTATTTGCAGCTTGGAATTATTTTGCATATtgttgaaaacagaatttgtattttcagattttccatATTGTACTGAATAATATCTTTCTTTATCCCAGGCTTCTGGAGATACCTGGATAGGTGGATTTTCAGTCTCATTGTCCACTGTGATTTCTGAAGAATCTGATAAACTAGTTTTTGATACAGCCCATTCCTCAGGAATATtcactgattttctttctttatccaATTCAGGTATGTTCCATACATTTTCCGAGGATCTAGCAAGATCTTCTGCACCAAACTTAGTCCAAACTCTGTAAGAGTCTCCACCTAGCTGACTACCTTTCCCTTCACCTCTACACCATGCATCTGACATCATAGATGTCGGCTGACTGACCTTCCACAGGTCAGTAAAGCTCTCTGGTTCTTGCTTTGTCTCCTCTAAAGAAGCAGTTTGCAAACGtgaattttcactgtttttcttttgattctgATG
This window encodes:
- the PRUNE2 gene encoding protein prune homolog 2 isoform X2; translation: MLTSEDKSLESAVVKVINPDEQCDGSLELQASSSSLVVKEILQEAPELITQQLAYLLRGSILFKCMSLEADRITEQQEKVLSILEEKFPDLPPREEIISVLQETHFNSQDISIEEVMLKDLKEISDGEIKVGISTVYMTLEDCVLHRSLVGDLKAFIDKYGFDVLVILANCLSDEQQTKRQIAVYSENLELGNQICCELEECQNPCLELDPLECGCDHILIYHQENSLVACDQIFLLVKEVINRRQPEMVSNSRTSSTEAVAGSAPLSQGSSGIMELYGSDVEPQPSSVNFVENPQDLNGSMQAHVDVNVDLVSPDSGLATIRSSRSSKESSVFLSDDSPVGEGAASHHSLLPGFDSYSPIPEGAIAEEQNPQSGGNSDNFDLFNFDLAPVVAAPSESSSHSVDCSPADDYFLNSDSSEGQQLTVQKELDEANLLENDTANYSTDLLMTTNEEDNLAEFDENPGEMCEETSSLINLVEGDSSSPEMLKSADSRIPPTPMNSLVETSPLDNGQPLFFPQDIIEKINEIDGTNYSQSRVRYGSWWDGFDLESRNADTWSSSEQESVFQSPVLWKDCKESPLLRERIDRRASDSVFLQKQPKQMEYMRAGLWDNQFEQDDWNHQNQKKNSENSRLQTASLEETKQEPESFTDLWKVSQPTSMMSDAWCRGEGKGSQLGGDSYRVWTKFGAEDLARSSENVWNIPELDKERKSVNIPEEWAVSKTSLSDSSEITVDNETENPPIQVSPEAWDKERYYSVQYGKSENTNSVFNNMQNNSKLQIDEKTVFGDPKHRPKQFENIETWNIYDKNIRKEVTEIVVPWDNTFLCKHSDLSSSNIGEDLVVSPLDTNYSTSDSYISPTYAEDERENKDKDFDEETVIDKLINPNLAEKANKEPFSPRNMPFSSAGNTDIWNTPLNNVTQLQERNSEITALSASTKPFLNSAPTANQCFSAEIHTSENNFSVSENRRITPVYNQTVNDLSPPQNVLNTRQSTAENVVTVSSYPVEDTDTSTPTSDARNGLDLKRCDLASEILSKKAAQNTADVDEKLDSQDSAQQLNSWSLQSEQGCEEGWDNAIVISQEGNEECKRTDETSGQQMISDICEKTVQEDSESSRNTDSEENWSTTEVPSCPKKMRNTVILEALVTENESFSNQSNPVSQEERKDLSQNNVKSSSSASEEGRNYDSFHDSRPQNYNYSETSQLLSEKAVEETTVIEDATSPEMESISESSDKGNDNPENDSKMPRSSGIWNDSGKSGCRLATSIPLMSEPQEALGKVKEGLYEVVPNHAGISNSELVSFKNSSELNRTHEKSFIDEIKKSPSSGYVIVPDITDLSVVENSLSHEVGSGRNENPENLELGNTVCREQCVMLNDSFPQTAWNSQPCEDLQSPGTSPEASEVLEMANTTSSLSKDIQTKSYLEEDNVWSDSINDYPHSSGTSPDLSDASMNVWGDLPVASHHKRRRDMWDIKNNKNLEDACKRNEFGNECEEGFEKSAEQNEVPKSLDFWNAHVDDDTVSSVSSPDINEESENSEACPEAIREDSTYENKQHKASEIGEDYAQSNATSPEANEDNLDKKTKVGEEVQVDIFSENPETVKARKVLQEDMTIMERNETSEYLGHRETLQKKAQVSIFSEKTGSREDSYLYQMNEDTTPTFAVGDKEQYSSKAVDMWSMSLESDLRTDPKSTVGTFDIPDDSSEWWNSQPCEEKQLEDQYSVSRHSATNQLTNTKEDSWGSPSQDEELTEAHFTNASNDGNQPPPLYCGEKENERLVHPMNIPDNQINQDTVQFKQFDPFILDKEERGLKEQLFSTGEENQLSPQNPFSDEERGMPNTSVQEITVLDLPKDNEGNASLIPQKQQQDTCDRSEVHNSLPGSFTVEDLSFEMTKKSSPGWSILIPQTALIPDILQDNTQECNNQLFSVEPDLWTNAEQIVTLKSDGENPDILSHCDQDNSSESSSSPDVCHEYEAKHASVPSSQIGVEPVDKDSQPIHAWSNMSKEADFDLKCQLVMQKVETQSESGSPQDYEQGKTDESYQLISSNNQEPPEFAILEEYGLENKLVTEPVESAKITNEGLEVTSLDMKDKFHESFTSASRQGTATDTAQIATSQMHLVPMDFTVPHRAEQSLKEISALAEAGKYSDIDHTAITGAKQDMSEECVDESETGVEHNTSVTNVLASTCGGVNMLAVVDSEAAEGESKDKQIFFPKTLLPGGNEGHESDSNNELVDDIAKDSEDVIENYVPGFKEMPSDQSPVVCTPPYVSFDDEPAGIRECAKNELLFQQLFCVSVSLEKPLPLPTPLEGAEGILMTKDSSVKDQVSETSTECLQENHTSIPSLSKSEVTPGASEILIGKSEAETTDLDSPPGGDKRSPDEADTGSLLCRENKPRNSSESPELKNTEGKEDVRVQVHRDLASLEMDYILVTEEENTPSTKDTVERNKSDFAFQEANVAEQTESHEGFSPGSLDTFQPISITNEREDHSVCGTEWDSVHLEEKSSSIVPQKLGDDRRSQESCGQDEGWITLGQNEVSDISPEEISAESEMPRSGSGHSGEEWAAVVAQELILVTQSELQVVGGDGAWEANSQQRLGNNIATEQEMKEEMVLLNSERELSQKSGLVQEDVGMDIPFAEGVLSPSSTEMRPEPPNSLDLNGSHPRRIKLTAPNINLSLDQSEGSVLSDDNLDAPDEIDINVDDLDTPDEADSFEYTGQEEQTATKDASQEESESIPEYTAEEEREDNRLWRTVVIGEQEQRIDMKVIEPYKKVISHGGYYGDGLNAIIVFAACFLPDISRTDYNYVMENLFLYVISTLELMVAEDYMIVYLNGATPRRRMPGLGWMKKCYQMIDRRLRKNLKSFIIVHPSWFIRTILAVTRPFISSKFSSKIQYVNTLAELREMIPMEYVHIPDSIVKYDEEKCIKRRMRLDEELRETSETAKTSCLSNDPEMTSVEQDIDMTLK